Proteins encoded by one window of Acidobacteriota bacterium:
- a CDS encoding ABC transporter permease, with translation MEGPLLMTETMKVAYDTFRTNKVRFALTALGMVIGTASLILVTTIGLTGKQYIMNQIQAIGANMIYAYQEGGGNGVTSNAAPDPLTVDDMTAVQQQVPGIQAASPMTEMHDRIAVGGGKERDILILGVSPDYQVVRNLLVLGGRFFDDDDTRGRAKVAVVTQDFAKRMFGSVDGAIGQTVKVSNLPFVIVGVFRERVETFGQSELASDTIVIPYTVAKYFSGTDAVRQIFFSTADAGDVQRATEQIRQVLQSRHRQESVYRVENLTQLLDVAAKSAQALTLVLLLVATVTLIVGGVGIMNIMLVTVRSRTREIGIRKAIGATSRAIRWQFLTEAIIISVAGGVIGTVLGLALPVSVRLFTSVRIPISGLSAIIAIVVSSLVGIIFGTLPATRAAQLDPVEALRYE, from the coding sequence ATGGAAGGCCCGCTGTTGATGACCGAAACGATGAAGGTGGCCTACGACACCTTCCGCACCAACAAGGTGAGGTTCGCGCTCACCGCGCTCGGCATGGTGATCGGCACAGCCTCGCTCATCCTGGTAACGACCATCGGCCTGACCGGCAAGCAGTACATCATGAATCAGATCCAGGCCATCGGCGCCAACATGATCTACGCGTATCAGGAAGGCGGCGGCAACGGCGTCACGTCGAATGCCGCGCCTGATCCGCTCACCGTGGACGATATGACCGCGGTGCAGCAGCAGGTGCCGGGCATCCAGGCGGCCTCGCCCATGACGGAGATGCACGATCGCATCGCCGTCGGCGGCGGCAAGGAGCGCGACATCCTCATCCTTGGGGTCTCGCCCGATTATCAAGTGGTGCGTAATCTCCTGGTGCTCGGCGGGCGCTTCTTCGATGACGATGACACGCGCGGGCGCGCCAAAGTCGCCGTGGTCACGCAGGATTTCGCGAAGCGCATGTTCGGCTCGGTGGATGGCGCCATCGGCCAGACGGTGAAGGTGAGCAACCTCCCCTTCGTGATCGTGGGCGTGTTCCGCGAGCGCGTGGAGACGTTTGGGCAGTCGGAGCTGGCGTCGGACACCATCGTGATCCCCTACACCGTCGCGAAATACTTCAGCGGCACCGACGCGGTGCGGCAGATATTCTTCTCCACCGCCGACGCCGGCGACGTGCAGCGCGCGACCGAGCAGATCCGCCAGGTGCTGCAGTCGCGCCACCGGCAGGAATCCGTCTATCGCGTGGAGAACCTCACGCAACTGCTCGACGTCGCGGCAAAAAGCGCGCAGGCCCTCACCCTGGTGCTGCTGCTGGTCGCCACCGTCACCCTGATCGTGGGCGGCGTGGGCATCATGAACATCATGCTGGTCACGGTGCGCTCGCGCACGCGCGAGATCGGCATCCGCAAAGCCATCGGGGCGACCAGCCGCGCCATCCGCTGGCAGTTCCTCACCGAGGCCATCATCATCTCGGTCGCCGGCGGCGTGATCGGGACCGTCCTCGGGCTCGCGCTTCCGGTCTCGGTGCGCCTCTTCACCAGCGTCCGCATCCCCATCTCGGGATTGTCCGCCATCATCGCCATCGTGGTGTCATCGCTGGTCGGGATCATCTTCGGAACGCTGCCCGCCACGCGCGCCGCGCAGCTCGACCCGGTCGAAGCCCTGCGCTACGAGTAA
- a CDS encoding IclR family transcriptional regulator, translating to MARNARSTGGVTRTQVAESPSIAVHRALGMLEAISKSGAGLSNSELSRKLKVPKSSTSYILRALEAGGYVRREPDGKYRLGLALLSLSSRAMESLDVRQIALPILQHLVERSGLTAHLAVLDHGQAVYIAKADAPGFIKMNTWPGRRMNLHSTSVGKALLAWLPEEEVQGILGKGMKKWTAHTIATPAKLFADLEHIRRRGYAIDEQESTMGIRCVAAPVFSAQGVAASVGLTGTVTQFHASEIPRFAEMVKDAARRISLQLGGPASSSAVTRGASLH from the coding sequence GTGGCCCGCAACGCACGTTCGACCGGAGGCGTTACCCGAACCCAGGTCGCCGAGTCCCCTTCCATCGCCGTGCATCGCGCGCTTGGCATGCTGGAGGCGATCTCGAAGTCCGGCGCCGGGCTCTCCAACTCCGAACTCAGCCGCAAGCTGAAGGTGCCCAAGAGTTCGACCAGCTACATCCTGCGCGCGCTCGAGGCCGGCGGATACGTCCGCCGCGAGCCCGATGGAAAGTATCGCCTCGGCCTGGCGCTGCTCTCGCTCTCGAGCCGGGCGATGGAATCGCTCGACGTCCGCCAGATAGCGCTGCCCATCCTGCAACATTTGGTCGAACGGAGCGGTTTGACGGCGCACCTGGCAGTGCTCGACCACGGCCAGGCCGTCTACATCGCCAAGGCCGACGCTCCCGGCTTCATCAAGATGAACACCTGGCCGGGCCGCAGGATGAACCTGCACTCCACCTCGGTGGGCAAGGCGCTGCTCGCGTGGCTTCCGGAAGAAGAAGTGCAGGGCATTCTGGGAAAAGGGATGAAGAAGTGGACGGCGCACACCATCGCCACGCCGGCGAAGCTGTTCGCCGACCTCGAGCACATCCGGCGCCGCGGCTATGCCATCGACGAACAGGAGAGCACGATGGGCATCCGCTGCGTGGCTGCGCCGGTGTTCAGCGCGCAGGGCGTGGCCGCGAGCGTGGGACTGACCGGGACGGTCACCCAGTTCCACGCCTCGGAGATCCCTCGCTTCGCCGAGATGGTAAAGGATGCCGCGCGCCGCATCTCGTTGCAGTTGGGCGGGCCGGCATCGTCGTCTGCGGTGACGCGCGGGGCTTCCTTGCATTAG
- the aceA gene encoding isocitrate lyase: MQASTSTSSAAGAARSTAARRQAALLERQWKTDLRWQGIQRPYRGADVVRLRGSVRIEHTLAQLGAERLWFLLHTRPYVHALGALTGNQAIQQVQAGLQAIYLSGWQVAADANNAGQMYPDQSLYPADSVPEVARRINRALARADQVWHAEGPHAEGPHAERKNGVHWFAPIVADAEAGFGGNLNAFELMKAMIEAGAAAVHFEDQLSSVKKCGHLGGKVLVPTGEFIQKLVAARLAADVMGVPTLVIARTDADSAGLITSDVDERDRSFVVNMKNGDARSPEGFFRIRGGIDAAIARAVAYAPYADMLWCETSHPDLAEAKAFADAVHAKFPGKLLAYNCSPSFNWKQKLSEQSIAEFQPRLAEMGYKFQFVTLAGFHALNTAMFELARDYRERGMAAYSELQEREFQAEREHGYAAVKHQRFVGTGYFDEVAQVIAGGQSSTTALAGSTETAQFAAQETPAAQPQPRSPEIRTAIV; the protein is encoded by the coding sequence ATGCAGGCTTCCACATCAACCTCATCAGCAGCTGGGGCTGCGCGATCAACGGCTGCGCGTCGCCAGGCAGCACTCTTGGAACGCCAATGGAAGACCGACCTGCGCTGGCAGGGAATCCAACGTCCCTACCGCGGCGCGGATGTGGTGCGTCTGCGCGGCAGCGTGCGCATCGAGCACACCCTCGCGCAGCTCGGCGCCGAGCGGCTCTGGTTCCTGCTGCACACGCGGCCGTATGTCCACGCGCTCGGAGCGCTCACCGGCAACCAGGCCATCCAACAGGTGCAGGCCGGGCTGCAGGCCATCTATCTGAGCGGCTGGCAGGTCGCGGCAGACGCCAACAATGCCGGCCAGATGTATCCCGACCAAAGCCTGTATCCCGCGGACAGCGTTCCCGAGGTCGCGCGCCGCATCAATCGCGCCCTCGCCCGCGCCGATCAGGTGTGGCACGCGGAGGGCCCGCACGCCGAAGGCCCGCACGCCGAAAGAAAGAACGGCGTCCACTGGTTCGCGCCCATCGTGGCCGATGCCGAGGCCGGCTTCGGCGGCAACCTCAACGCTTTTGAACTGATGAAGGCGATGATCGAAGCGGGCGCTGCGGCCGTCCACTTCGAAGACCAGTTGTCTTCCGTCAAGAAATGCGGACACCTCGGCGGGAAGGTCCTGGTGCCCACCGGGGAGTTCATCCAGAAGCTGGTCGCGGCGCGGCTCGCTGCCGACGTGATGGGCGTGCCGACCCTCGTGATCGCGCGCACCGACGCCGATTCCGCCGGCCTAATCACCAGCGACGTGGACGAGCGCGACCGTTCCTTCGTCGTCAATATGAAAAACGGCGACGCCCGCTCACCCGAAGGCTTCTTCCGCATCCGCGGCGGTATTGACGCCGCCATCGCCCGCGCCGTGGCCTACGCGCCCTATGCGGACATGTTGTGGTGCGAGACGTCGCATCCCGATCTCGCGGAAGCCAAGGCGTTCGCGGACGCGGTGCACGCCAAGTTTCCCGGGAAACTTCTCGCCTACAACTGTTCGCCTTCATTCAACTGGAAGCAGAAGTTGAGCGAGCAGTCCATCGCCGAGTTCCAGCCGCGCCTCGCCGAAATGGGATACAAGTTCCAGTTCGTCACCCTGGCCGGCTTCCACGCGCTGAACACCGCGATGTTCGAGCTGGCGCGCGATTATCGCGAGCGCGGCATGGCGGCATATTCCGAGCTGCAGGAGCGCGAGTTCCAGGCGGAGCGCGAGCACGGCTACGCCGCGGTGAAGCACCAGCGCTTCGTCGGCACCGGATACTTCGACGAGGTGGCGCAAGTCATCGCCGGCGGGCAGTCTTCGACCACCGCGCTCGCCGGCTCCACCGAGACGGCACAGTTCGCCGCGCAGGAAACGCCGGCCGCCCAGCCGCAACCGAGATCCCCGGAGATCCGGACCGCGATCGTCTAG
- a CDS encoding BlaI/MecI/CopY family transcriptional regulator, protein MESRFGRRERQIMDVIYRLGKASVADVRAALPDPPTYSAVRGMLRLLEDKGYLQHRQDGLKYVYMPTVTPAKARVSALRHLVTTFFGGSSEDAVAALLELPDSKLSAQDRRRLAAMIKKAQQEGR, encoded by the coding sequence TTGGAATCCCGATTCGGCCGCCGCGAGCGGCAGATCATGGATGTGATCTACCGTTTGGGGAAGGCGAGCGTGGCAGACGTCCGCGCCGCGCTGCCCGATCCCCCCACCTACTCGGCCGTGCGTGGCATGCTGCGGCTGCTCGAGGATAAAGGTTACTTGCAGCACCGCCAGGACGGCTTGAAGTATGTCTACATGCCGACCGTGACGCCGGCGAAGGCGCGCGTTTCTGCTCTGCGCCACCTGGTGACCACGTTCTTTGGCGGGTCTTCGGAAGACGCGGTGGCGGCGCTCCTCGAATTGCCCGATTCCAAGCTCTCCGCGCAAGACCGCCGCCGCCTCGCCGCAATGATCAAGAAGGCCCAGCAGGAGGGAAGGTAG
- a CDS encoding metallopeptidase family protein produces MRREQFTELVAEALDSLPAEFRRRMKNVVVLVEDVPMEQRKRERERDSPPRPRSAPPKTLILGHFIGTAATERSVFAIPGGPDRVILYQKNIEAVCRTEQQIREQVRLTLIHEVGHYFGMSEEQLRDV; encoded by the coding sequence ATGCGGCGAGAACAGTTCACCGAGTTGGTGGCGGAGGCGCTCGACAGCCTGCCGGCGGAGTTTCGCCGGCGGATGAAGAATGTCGTCGTGCTGGTGGAAGACGTCCCGATGGAACAACGCAAGCGCGAGCGCGAACGCGACTCGCCACCGCGTCCGCGCTCGGCGCCGCCGAAGACGCTCATCCTCGGACACTTCATCGGCACCGCCGCCACCGAGCGCAGCGTCTTCGCCATCCCCGGCGGGCCCGACCGCGTCATCCTCTATCAGAAAAACATCGAGGCCGTCTGCCGGACGGAGCAGCAGATCCGCGAGCAGGTCCGGCTCACGCTCATCCACGAGGTCGGCCACTACTTTGGGATGAGCGAAGAACAACTGCGCGACGTTTAG